In bacterium, a single window of DNA contains:
- a CDS encoding protein-glutamate O-methyltransferase CheR — protein MNSDSFEYIKKFVGETAAIMVEPGKEYFVENRLMPVVRAEGMQTIEQLVNLMQNRPFGTIHHKVVDAMTTNETLFFRDIYPFESLKKIIIPELIQKRANEKALNIWCGASSSGQEPYSLALLLRETFPQLKDWRITFIASDISDSMLERCKAGVYTQLEVNRGLPAIYLAKYFEKSGPDWKLKDDIKKMVDFKKINLVGNWPLMPKMDIVLVRNVLIYFDVDVKKAILKKVRELMKPDGYFFLGGGETTLMLDDNFDRLNLDRVSCYTIKSSV, from the coding sequence ATGAACAGCGACAGCTTTGAGTATATTAAAAAATTTGTGGGTGAAACGGCCGCCATTATGGTGGAACCCGGCAAGGAGTATTTTGTTGAAAACCGTCTCATGCCAGTAGTACGTGCCGAAGGGATGCAAACCATTGAGCAGCTGGTTAATCTCATGCAAAACCGCCCATTTGGAACGATACACCATAAAGTGGTAGATGCCATGACTACAAACGAAACCCTCTTTTTTAGAGACATCTACCCGTTTGAGTCACTCAAAAAAATTATTATTCCAGAGCTCATTCAAAAAAGAGCCAATGAAAAAGCACTTAACATCTGGTGTGGAGCATCATCCAGCGGACAAGAACCCTACTCACTGGCTCTTCTCCTACGTGAAACATTTCCTCAATTAAAAGACTGGCGCATCACATTTATTGCGAGCGACATTTCGGACAGCATGCTTGAACGTTGCAAAGCCGGCGTCTACACACAACTTGAAGTTAACCGCGGCTTGCCTGCCATATATTTGGCAAAGTATTTTGAAAAAAGTGGCCCCGACTGGAAATTAAAGGACGATATAAAAAAGATGGTGGATTTTAAAAAAATCAACCTGGTGGGCAACTGGCCACTTATGCCCAAAATGGATATTGTCTTAGTAAGAAATGTTCTCATTTATTTTGATGTGGATGTTAAAAAGGCCATACTAAAAAAAGTACGTGAGCTCATGAAACCGGATGGCTATTTCTTTTTGGGTGGTGGAGAAACCACGCTTATGTTAGATGATAACTTTGATCGTTTAAATTTAGACAGGGTTAGTTGTTATACTATCAAGTCGT